Below is a genomic region from Magnetovibrio sp..
GCCAACCCAAGTCCGGCTGCCGGGCCGCGCAAATCGTCGGAGGTCGAAGAGGCGGTGAAGGCCGTGCTGCCTGACGAGATGACCCCGCGCGAGGCGCTCGATTTCTTATATAGATTGAAAGCTATGGATACCGGCGGATAAGGATAATCGCACGGTGACGGATCGACTGGGAGCCTACCAACGTATTTTCGGCACCGGGCCGCGTGGACTGGCGCTGAGCCTCGCGACGTTGGCGGCGACTTGGGCGGTGACGCATTTCATCAATGCCGCCCCGATCCACGGCTACGACGGCTTCGGCCTGGGTGCGCTGTTGGTTTCCATCGCCGTGACCGCTGCGGGGGTGGCGTGGAGTTTGAAGTCGTTGCCGCTCAGTAGCCGCGGGCGCGAGCTGATCACCAGCGGTGCGTTCCGCCATGTGCGCCATCCGCTGTATGCATCGTTTTTGCTGAGCTTCGATTTCGGCCTGGCGCTGTATCTCGATCACTGGATCTACATGCTGTGGGCGCTGGCGCAATTTCCGCTGTGGCACGCCAACGTGGCGGGCGAAGAACGCCTGATGCACGAAACGTTCGGCAAAGCGTATGTCGTTTACGCCGCGCGCACCGGGCGGTTCGTGCCCAAATGGCGCGCTTCGCGGGCTTAACGCGACGGCGTCTCGCGCCAGCGGTAATACAGATACAACGGCAGGCCCGCCGACACCCCGATCAACAACGTCGCCGCAACGACCGCGCC
It encodes:
- a CDS encoding isoprenylcysteine carboxylmethyltransferase family protein, which produces MTDRLGAYQRIFGTGPRGLALSLATLAATWAVTHFINAAPIHGYDGFGLGALLVSIAVTAAGVAWSLKSLPLSSRGRELITSGAFRHVRHPLYASFLLSFDFGLALYLDHWIYMLWALAQFPLWHANVAGEERLMHETFGKAYVVYAARTGRFVPKWRASRA